In Leptospira inadai serovar Lyme str. 10, a single genomic region encodes these proteins:
- a CDS encoding CDGSH iron-sulfur domain-containing protein, giving the protein MDMIKGKNGTIFFEGKKCIHSRNCVLSRPDVFVPNVDGDWIYPDRATEEEIKQLAINCPSGAIKFESNSSLSESAPIVNVVRVRENGPLAFNADMDIIGHGLEFRATLCRCGESKNKPFCDSSHTSIQFVATGEPTPVLEPKTLTARNGKLLITPAKNGPLKVQGNLEICTGTGHMINRIDKTYLCRCGGSSNKPYCDGTHKKIKFSSE; this is encoded by the coding sequence ATGGACATGATAAAAGGAAAAAATGGCACCATCTTTTTCGAAGGGAAAAAATGCATCCACTCTCGTAATTGCGTACTGAGTCGACCCGACGTATTCGTTCCGAACGTCGACGGAGATTGGATTTATCCTGATCGAGCAACGGAGGAGGAAATCAAGCAATTGGCCATCAATTGTCCTTCCGGAGCAATTAAGTTCGAGTCGAATTCCAGCCTATCCGAATCCGCACCTATCGTAAATGTAGTTCGCGTTCGTGAAAACGGGCCACTGGCATTTAACGCCGACATGGATATTATCGGACACGGATTGGAGTTTAGGGCCACTCTTTGTCGATGCGGAGAATCTAAGAATAAACCGTTCTGCGATAGCAGTCATACTAGTATTCAATTCGTTGCAACGGGCGAGCCTACCCCTGTCCTGGAACCGAAAACACTTACTGCCAGGAACGGTAAATTGCTGATCACTCCCGCTAAAAACGGTCCGCTAAAGGTCCAAGGAAATTTAGAAATTTGTACCGGCACAGGCCACATGATCAATCGTATCGATAAAACATACCTGTGCAGATGCGGCGGCTCTTCCAATAAGCCTTACTGCGACGGAACGCATAAAAAAATTAAGTTCTCTTCGGAATGA
- a CDS encoding group II truncated hemoglobin, with translation MNEKNKTPSLYEWAGGMQAFENLTKLFYQKVLQDDLLEPVFKHMSPDHQQRVAHFIAEVFGGPKIYSSEDGSHYSMIQKHLSKRLTEDQRKQWIRLLLETADEIGLPSDPEFRSAFVAYIEWGTRIAVNNSNTDELQMNPNEPMPKWGWGEPGGPYLPE, from the coding sequence ATGAATGAAAAAAATAAGACTCCTTCCTTATACGAATGGGCAGGCGGAATGCAAGCCTTTGAAAATCTAACGAAGCTTTTCTATCAAAAAGTCTTACAGGATGATTTATTAGAACCCGTCTTTAAGCATATGTCGCCGGACCATCAACAAAGAGTGGCACATTTCATCGCCGAAGTCTTTGGAGGTCCCAAGATTTATAGTTCGGAAGATGGAAGTCATTACTCGATGATTCAAAAGCATCTTTCAAAACGCTTGACGGAAGATCAAAGAAAGCAATGGATTCGATTGCTCCTCGAGACCGCCGACGAGATTGGTCTTCCTAGTGATCCCGAATTTCGATCCGCTTTCGTCGCCTATATTGAATGGGGAACAAGAATCGCGGTAAATAACTCGAACACGGACGAGCTGCAAATGAATCCGAACGAACCGATGCCGAAATGGGGATGGGGGGAGCCGGGCGGCCCCTACTTACCCGAGTAA